A region of Moorena producens PAL-8-15-08-1 DNA encodes the following proteins:
- the pruA gene encoding L-glutamate gamma-semialdehyde dehydrogenase: MVIEIPKSTYEAKTQEIARELLAATREKGSFLAQMRDQMRWDDKLLAWAMSNPGLRVQLFRFIDTLPALRSQTEVARHFQEYLGDESVELPAALKGMLNFTNPDSIPGQLAAKSISAAVATLAQKYIAGENLNQALKTIKRLRNQKMAFTLDLLGEAVITEVEAQSYLDRYLQLIEQLTEAAKQWSKVEEIDVADGKSLPLVQVSVKLTAFYSQFDSLDPQGSQNRVCDRIRKLLRRAKELGAAVHFDMEQYEYKDITFSILKDLLMEEEFRSRTDIGVTMQAYLRDSEQDCQDLIAWAKQRGNPVTIRLVKGAYWDQETITSLQNHWPQPVYNQKAATDANFERITKLLLENHEYVYSAIGSHNVRSQAYAIAIAENLNIPRRCFEMQVLYGMGDQLAKALVNHGHRVRVYAPYGELLPGMAYLIRRLLENTANSSFLRQSLEDRPVEELIAPPQQLQEQLNVGTLNVGTLNVGKLNNEPLQVGKLKVESSQPANLGQKATLREQPTNLGQKATLREQPTNLGQKATLREQPANLGQKATLREQPTNPFTNAANTDYAQLDAREKAKQALLTVRQQLGKTYLPLINGDYQSTTDTVDSVNPSNPRVVIGKIGLISVEQAELAIAKAKAVFPSWRRTPARERAGILRKAGDLMEQRRAELSAWVCLEVGKPLREADGEVTEAIDFCYYYASEMERLSDGYNYDIAGETNRYVYQPRGIALVISPWNFPMAITTGMTVAALVAGNCTLLKPAANSSVIAAKIAEILVEAGIPKGVFQFVPGKGSTVGAHMVKHPDIHLIAFTGSQEVGCRIYADAAIVQPGQKHLKRVIAEMGGKNGIIVDESADLDQAVAGVVKSAFGYSGQKCSACSRVIVLEPVYESFLKRLVEATRSLNIGPAEAPSTQVGPVIDATSRDRIREYVEKGRQEAKVALEMPAPDTGYFIGPVIFNDISPNATIAQEEIFGPVVAVMAAKNFQEALDIANSTNYALTGGLYSRTPSHIEQASAELEVGNLYINRNITGAIVSRQPFGGFKMSGVGSRAGGPDYLVQFLEPRTITENIQRQGFAPIEGME; this comes from the coding sequence GTGGTTATAGAAATCCCCAAAAGCACTTACGAAGCTAAAACTCAGGAAATTGCCAGAGAACTTCTAGCCGCAACTCGGGAGAAAGGTTCCTTTCTTGCCCAAATGCGAGACCAAATGCGGTGGGATGATAAGTTACTAGCCTGGGCAATGAGTAATCCGGGACTACGGGTGCAGCTATTTCGCTTCATCGATACCCTACCGGCACTGCGTAGCCAAACCGAAGTTGCTCGTCACTTTCAAGAATACCTAGGGGATGAGTCAGTAGAACTGCCTGCTGCCCTGAAGGGAATGCTCAATTTCACCAATCCTGACTCCATACCAGGACAACTGGCAGCCAAAAGCATATCTGCTGCTGTAGCCACCCTAGCCCAAAAGTATATTGCTGGGGAAAATCTCAACCAGGCTCTTAAAACCATTAAACGCCTGCGAAACCAGAAGATGGCATTTACCCTAGACTTATTGGGGGAAGCCGTAATTACAGAAGTAGAAGCTCAGTCTTATCTAGACCGCTATCTACAACTGATCGAACAACTCACTGAGGCAGCCAAACAGTGGTCTAAAGTAGAGGAAATTGACGTTGCTGATGGTAAATCCTTGCCATTAGTCCAAGTATCGGTTAAACTGACAGCATTCTACTCTCAATTTGATTCTCTTGATCCTCAGGGTAGTCAAAATCGGGTGTGCGATCGCATCCGCAAATTGCTCCGCCGTGCCAAAGAATTGGGAGCGGCGGTTCATTTTGATATGGAGCAGTATGAGTACAAAGACATTACTTTCTCCATACTCAAAGACTTGCTGATGGAAGAAGAGTTTCGCTCTCGCACCGATATCGGTGTTACCATGCAAGCCTATCTGCGAGACTCGGAACAAGATTGTCAAGACTTGATTGCCTGGGCAAAACAGCGGGGTAATCCAGTAACGATACGCTTGGTCAAAGGAGCCTATTGGGACCAAGAGACCATAACATCACTGCAAAACCATTGGCCCCAACCAGTATATAACCAGAAAGCCGCTACGGATGCCAATTTTGAGCGTATCACCAAGCTGCTGCTAGAAAACCACGAGTATGTCTATAGCGCTATCGGTTCTCATAACGTGCGCTCCCAAGCTTATGCGATCGCAATTGCTGAAAATCTCAATATCCCCCGTCGCTGCTTTGAGATGCAAGTCCTCTACGGCATGGGAGACCAACTCGCCAAAGCCTTAGTCAATCACGGTCATCGGGTCAGGGTTTATGCACCCTATGGAGAGCTCCTGCCAGGAATGGCTTACCTGATTCGGCGGCTATTGGAAAATACCGCAAATAGTTCCTTCCTACGACAAAGCTTAGAAGATAGACCCGTAGAGGAATTGATTGCACCACCACAACAGTTGCAGGAACAGTTGAATGTTGGCACGTTGAATGTTGGCACGTTGAATGTTGGAAAGTTGAACAACGAACCGTTGCAGGTTGGCAAGTTGAAAGTTGAAAGTTCACAACCTGCTAACCTTGGCCAAAAGGCCACGCTACGCGAACAACCAACAAACCTTGGCCAAAAGGCCACGCTACGCGAACAACCAACAAACCTTGGCCAAAAGGCCACGCTACGCGAACAACCTGCTAACCTTGGCCAAAAGGCCACGCTACGCGAACAACCTACTAACCCATTCACCAATGCTGCAAATACAGACTATGCTCAGCTAGACGCCAGAGAAAAAGCTAAACAAGCCTTACTTACCGTTCGCCAACAACTGGGTAAGACCTATTTACCCTTAATCAATGGGGACTATCAGTCTACAACAGACACAGTAGATTCGGTTAATCCCTCTAACCCTAGGGTCGTGATCGGGAAAATTGGATTAATTTCTGTAGAACAAGCAGAATTAGCGATCGCAAAAGCTAAAGCAGTATTTCCCAGTTGGCGACGTACACCTGCAAGGGAACGTGCTGGTATTTTACGTAAAGCAGGAGACTTGATGGAACAACGCCGTGCTGAATTATCAGCATGGGTCTGTCTGGAAGTTGGGAAACCATTACGAGAAGCCGATGGAGAAGTCACCGAAGCGATTGACTTCTGTTATTACTACGCATCAGAGATGGAACGGCTCAGCGATGGATATAACTACGACATTGCTGGAGAAACCAATCGCTATGTCTATCAACCCCGAGGTATTGCTCTAGTAATTTCTCCCTGGAACTTCCCCATGGCTATTACTACAGGCATGACTGTAGCAGCCCTAGTGGCAGGAAATTGTACGCTACTCAAACCCGCAGCAAATTCCTCAGTGATTGCCGCGAAAATAGCTGAAATTTTAGTAGAAGCCGGGATACCCAAAGGAGTATTTCAATTCGTTCCAGGCAAAGGCTCAACCGTCGGTGCCCATATGGTCAAGCATCCCGATATCCATCTAATTGCCTTTACCGGTTCCCAAGAAGTCGGTTGTCGTATCTACGCCGATGCCGCCATCGTGCAACCCGGTCAAAAACATCTCAAGCGAGTCATTGCGGAGATGGGAGGTAAGAATGGCATTATCGTAGATGAAAGTGCTGACCTTGACCAAGCGGTAGCTGGAGTCGTGAAATCAGCATTTGGTTACAGTGGTCAAAAGTGTTCCGCTTGCTCCCGAGTAATTGTGTTAGAGCCAGTGTATGAGAGCTTCCTAAAACGGTTAGTCGAAGCAACGCGATCGCTTAACATTGGGCCAGCAGAAGCACCCAGTACCCAGGTCGGTCCAGTCATAGATGCTACTTCACGCGATCGCATTCGGGAGTACGTTGAAAAAGGACGTCAGGAAGCTAAGGTAGCATTAGAAATGCCAGCACCTGACACCGGATACTTTATTGGTCCAGTGATCTTTAACGATATTTCTCCCAACGCCACCATTGCCCAAGAAGAAATCTTTGGTCCAGTAGTAGCGGTAATGGCCGCAAAGAATTTCCAAGAAGCCCTTGATATAGCCAACAGTACCAACTATGCCCTCACCGGAGGCTTATATTCTCGTACTCCATCCCATATAGAACAAGCCTCAGCGGAGCTTGAGGTCGGTAATCTATATATCAACCGCAATATTACCGGTGCGATTGTATCACGGCAACCGTTTGGTGGGTTCAAGATGTCTGGAGTAGGGTCAAGAGCAGGAGGTCCCGATTATCTAGTACAATTCCTCGAACCCCGCACTATTACTGAAAATATCCAACGACAAGGTTTTGCACCCATTGAAGGAATGGAATAG